From Sinorhizobium sp. RAC02, a single genomic window includes:
- a CDS encoding tripartite tricarboxylate transporter permease produces the protein MDLFSNLLTGFATSLQPANLLYCFVGVVVGTAIGVLPGLGPLATISMLLPLTYALDPVSALIMLSGIYYGAQYGGSTTAILVNLPGEASSVVTAIDGHKMAQAGRAGAALALAALASVFAGTVCTFFVAGFSPLLATVALSFGPAEYFALMIVGLVAAIILAHGSLLKAIGMVLVGLVLGSVGIDNNSGAYRFTFGSLELSTGIEFVSVAMGLFAFADIIAHVGEKTSSTPILHRISRLWPSKQDFREATPAAARGTLLGSVLGILPGGGAALASFSAYTLEKKVSKHPERFGNGAVEGVAGPEAANNAAAQTSFIPMLTLGIPSNGTMALMMGAMMIHNIAPGPQVITQQPVLFWGLITSMFVGNVMLVLLNLPLVGIWVKLISVPYRYLYPAILVFCVIGLYSIQNQTFEIMTAAVFGFVGYLFMRMKCEPAPLLLGFILGPMLESNLKRAMLLAKGDATTFVTRPLSAILLLIAVLLMLTVILPQFRKKREEVFTEEA, from the coding sequence ATGGACCTGTTCTCCAATCTCCTGACGGGCTTTGCGACGTCGCTTCAGCCGGCAAATCTGCTTTACTGTTTCGTTGGCGTCGTGGTCGGAACCGCAATCGGCGTTCTACCGGGTCTCGGCCCGTTAGCCACCATTTCGATGCTTCTGCCGCTCACCTATGCGCTCGATCCGGTTTCCGCCCTCATCATGCTTTCGGGCATTTATTATGGTGCGCAGTATGGGGGCTCCACCACGGCCATCCTCGTCAACCTGCCCGGCGAAGCCTCCTCGGTCGTCACCGCGATCGACGGGCATAAGATGGCGCAGGCCGGCCGTGCCGGTGCTGCGCTGGCGCTCGCCGCGCTCGCCTCGGTGTTTGCCGGCACTGTTTGCACCTTCTTTGTTGCCGGTTTCTCGCCTCTGCTTGCCACCGTCGCGCTGTCATTTGGGCCGGCCGAATACTTCGCGCTGATGATTGTCGGGCTTGTCGCAGCCATCATCCTCGCGCATGGCTCGCTTCTGAAGGCGATCGGCATGGTTCTCGTCGGCCTCGTGCTCGGCAGCGTCGGCATCGACAACAACAGCGGCGCCTATCGCTTCACCTTCGGCTCGCTTGAACTATCGACCGGTATCGAATTCGTATCCGTGGCGATGGGCCTCTTCGCCTTCGCCGACATTATCGCCCATGTAGGCGAAAAGACGAGCAGTACGCCGATCCTGCACCGGATCTCGCGACTATGGCCTTCGAAGCAGGATTTTCGCGAGGCAACGCCCGCCGCCGCACGCGGCACGCTGCTTGGCTCCGTCCTCGGCATTCTGCCGGGGGGTGGTGCGGCGCTCGCCTCCTTTTCCGCCTACACGCTGGAAAAGAAGGTTTCGAAACATCCCGAACGTTTCGGCAATGGCGCGGTCGAAGGCGTCGCCGGTCCCGAGGCTGCCAACAATGCAGCCGCGCAGACATCCTTCATTCCCATGCTGACGCTCGGCATTCCCTCGAACGGCACCATGGCCTTGATGATGGGCGCCATGATGATCCACAACATCGCGCCCGGTCCGCAGGTTATAACGCAGCAGCCGGTGCTGTTCTGGGGTCTCATCACCTCCATGTTCGTGGGTAACGTGATGCTGGTTCTGCTCAACCTGCCGCTCGTCGGCATCTGGGTCAAGCTGATCTCGGTGCCGTATCGCTACCTCTATCCGGCCATTCTCGTCTTTTGCGTAATCGGCCTCTACAGCATCCAGAACCAGACGTTTGAGATCATGACGGCGGCGGTGTTCGGCTTTGTCGGCTACCTCTTCATGCGCATGAAATGCGAGCCGGCGCCGCTTCTCCTCGGCTTCATTCTCGGCCCGATGCTGGAATCGAACCTCAAGCGCGCGATGCTTCTGGCGAAAGGCGATGCGACGACCTTCGTGACGCGTCCCCTCTCGGCCATACTCCTGCTGATCGCCGTCTTGCTGATGCTCACCGTCATTCTTCCGCAGTTCCGCAAAAAGCGCGAGGAGGTCTTCACGGAAGAAGCCTGA
- a CDS encoding tripartite tricarboxylate transporter TctB family protein, translating to MRNNFYATPDGQAGLFFALFGAFVAWQSLQYSLGRASQMGPGMFPLALGVLLFVVGLLVTAKAVRAEQPAAPPFEWRSAVVTTGAILLSGALLLTAGLFIAIPALVLVSSLAARNSRIACVLISAAGLTIMAWLLFIVGLDLRIPLFWK from the coding sequence ATGAGAAACAATTTTTACGCGACGCCTGATGGCCAGGCAGGCCTGTTCTTTGCCCTTTTCGGTGCATTTGTTGCCTGGCAATCCCTTCAGTATTCGCTTGGACGCGCCTCCCAGATGGGGCCTGGAATGTTTCCGCTGGCGCTGGGCGTGCTTCTCTTCGTGGTCGGCCTGCTGGTGACGGCTAAGGCGGTTCGCGCCGAGCAGCCGGCGGCGCCACCCTTCGAGTGGCGATCGGCAGTCGTCACTACCGGCGCAATCCTGCTTTCGGGCGCTCTGTTGCTGACAGCGGGCCTGTTCATCGCCATTCCGGCGCTGGTGCTTGTTTCATCGCTGGCCGCACGCAACAGCCGTATAGCGTGCGTACTCATCTCGGCCGCCGGCCTGACCATCATGGCCTGGCTCCTCTTCATCGTCGGGCTCGACCTGCGCATCCCTCTGTTCTGGAAGTGA
- a CDS encoding MmgE/PrpD family protein, whose amino-acid sequence MTASLSLGLAEFVKNADIADAGEDAIELAKRVIVDTVAVIMSGAGSDVAKPMLDYVSRMGKGAVPLIGTDAAANAPAAALVGGTFGAALDFDDVLSMMPGHPAAVIMPALIAQCYDAPISGRAFIDAYIVGLEVGSKLSQGVGIKHYQRGYHTTGTIALFCAVAALARRFGVSVDETRMATSLAASTACGIQANFGTMTKPLHSGWAAQSAVIAVDLVRSGFTSSLSALEDKGGYLSAYGTEESDADKVLPLLGSPWTIVSPGIALKKFPTCYATHRAIDGVAEIEREVGPLLGQLEKLTCRVVPGALLPLRFNRPKTGLEGKFSMPYGLAVSMLDRHLTIASFEDAAVMRPEIWSLYEKIEVIEDEACGAEDPDYNKKSAGTRGFVIVEALLTDGRTIRQRIDTAPGHPKRALSWTDLNVKFLDCARSCGVDEGVAQSAFNALKDLEKAGDVATLLRPLTPSAKRRAEAAQ is encoded by the coding sequence ATGACCGCCAGTCTTTCGCTCGGCCTTGCCGAGTTCGTGAAGAATGCTGACATCGCCGATGCCGGGGAGGATGCAATCGAACTCGCCAAGCGCGTCATCGTCGACACCGTCGCCGTCATCATGTCGGGTGCCGGCAGCGATGTCGCAAAGCCGATGCTCGACTATGTTTCGCGCATGGGGAAGGGCGCCGTTCCGTTGATCGGGACGGACGCTGCTGCCAATGCGCCGGCAGCCGCACTTGTCGGCGGCACATTCGGTGCCGCGCTCGACTTCGATGATGTCCTGTCGATGATGCCGGGGCATCCTGCCGCCGTCATCATGCCGGCTCTCATCGCGCAGTGTTACGACGCGCCGATTTCCGGCCGAGCGTTCATCGACGCCTATATCGTCGGTCTGGAAGTAGGCTCGAAGTTGTCACAGGGCGTTGGCATTAAACATTACCAACGCGGTTATCACACGACCGGTACCATTGCGCTGTTCTGCGCGGTGGCCGCCCTTGCGCGGCGTTTCGGTGTTTCAGTGGACGAGACGCGCATGGCAACGAGTCTTGCCGCCTCGACGGCCTGCGGCATACAGGCCAATTTCGGCACGATGACCAAGCCGCTGCACTCCGGCTGGGCCGCGCAGTCGGCAGTCATTGCCGTCGATCTCGTGCGCTCGGGCTTCACGTCCTCCCTTTCAGCCCTGGAGGACAAGGGTGGCTACCTTTCAGCCTATGGCACGGAAGAGAGCGATGCCGACAAGGTCCTGCCGTTGCTCGGCAGTCCCTGGACGATCGTGTCGCCGGGTATCGCACTGAAGAAATTCCCGACGTGCTATGCCACGCACCGCGCCATCGATGGCGTGGCTGAGATCGAGCGGGAGGTAGGGCCCCTGCTTGGCCAGCTGGAAAAGCTCACGTGCCGTGTCGTGCCCGGCGCCCTGCTGCCGCTGCGGTTCAACCGTCCGAAGACCGGGCTGGAAGGCAAGTTCAGCATGCCCTACGGGCTCGCTGTGTCCATGCTCGACCGCCACCTGACGATCGCCTCGTTCGAGGATGCGGCAGTGATGCGGCCGGAAATCTGGTCGCTATACGAGAAGATCGAGGTCATCGAGGACGAGGCCTGTGGGGCCGAGGATCCGGATTACAACAAGAAGAGCGCCGGCACGCGTGGCTTCGTTATCGTCGAGGCATTACTCACCGATGGCCGCACCATCCGTCAGCGGATCGACACAGCGCCCGGTCATCCAAAACGCGCCCTGAGCTGGACGGACCTCAACGTCAAATTCCTGGATTGTGCAAGGAGCTGCGGCGTCGATGAGGGTGTTGCTCAAAGCGCGTTCAACGCACTGAAGGACCTTGAAAAGGCTGGCGATGTTGCGACGCTTTTGCGTCCGCTGACTCCGTCTGCCAAGCGCCGCGCGGAGGCGGCGCAATAG
- a CDS encoding glutathione S-transferase N-terminal domain-containing protein, producing the protein MMKLLYGGLSPFVRKVMIVAHEKGLVDRLELVPAPVNPLQPLDLAIAVNPLGKIPALTLDDGAVLYGSTVVAEYLDQFDGAPRFFPSDVARWTALRRNALGDGILEAGQLARIEGLRPGDKQWADWKDVQLLKVTNGLDAAEKEAQELATDMLTIGEIALVCALGWFDVRLPEAANWRDSRPHLASWFEAVSTKASITATAPKVPK; encoded by the coding sequence ATGATGAAACTTCTCTACGGTGGACTTTCGCCCTTCGTCCGCAAAGTAATGATCGTGGCGCATGAGAAAGGCCTCGTCGACAGGCTGGAACTTGTGCCGGCACCGGTCAATCCGCTCCAACCACTCGACCTTGCGATCGCCGTCAACCCGCTCGGCAAGATCCCGGCGCTGACGCTCGATGATGGCGCTGTCCTCTACGGCTCTACGGTCGTCGCGGAATATCTTGATCAATTTGATGGCGCACCGCGCTTTTTCCCATCCGATGTTGCCCGGTGGACAGCGCTACGCCGTAATGCGCTCGGCGACGGCATTCTCGAGGCCGGCCAACTTGCCCGCATCGAGGGCCTGCGCCCGGGAGACAAGCAATGGGCCGACTGGAAGGATGTGCAGCTTCTGAAAGTTACGAACGGGCTCGATGCAGCCGAGAAAGAGGCCCAGGAACTCGCGACCGATATGCTTACTATCGGCGAAATCGCGCTGGTCTGCGCGCTCGGCTGGTTCGACGTCCGTCTTCCGGAGGCGGCAAACTGGCGGGACAGTCGTCCGCATCTTGCGAGCTGGTTCGAGGCAGTCTCGACCAAGGCCTCCATCACAGC
- a CDS encoding SMP-30/gluconolactonase/LRE family protein: protein MMQIECVVKSGDQVGEVPVWCDRSNLLWWMDVRRPRVQSFDPVTREHKVYLTGGRALGSYALRESGGMLLAQDDGIYAFTPGAGDREKIFDPEEDLPDNRLNDGRCDRRGRFWLGSMNDKVRQDDGNFWRIGSDLSAQKFFDGINIPNGVCFSPDDKTMYFADTPKRMMWAFDFDIDAGVISNRRVFADLTANPGRPDGSTVDAEGFVWNCEFAGKRVVRYAPNGKVDRIIEMPVTNITCAGFAGPNRDILYVTTAWQGLSDEQRAAEPDAGGLFRIDVGVKGLPEPRFQG from the coding sequence ATGATGCAAATCGAATGTGTTGTGAAATCCGGCGACCAGGTCGGTGAAGTGCCGGTCTGGTGTGACCGCAGCAATCTACTCTGGTGGATGGACGTCCGCCGTCCACGCGTCCAGTCCTTCGATCCGGTAACGCGCGAACACAAGGTCTACCTGACGGGTGGCCGCGCGCTTGGCAGTTATGCGCTGCGTGAAAGCGGCGGTATGCTCCTGGCACAGGACGATGGCATCTATGCCTTCACGCCAGGTGCCGGCGACCGCGAGAAGATCTTTGATCCGGAAGAAGATCTGCCGGACAACCGTCTGAACGACGGGCGCTGCGATCGACGCGGCCGCTTCTGGCTCGGCAGCATGAACGACAAGGTCCGGCAGGACGACGGCAATTTCTGGCGCATCGGCTCGGATTTGTCCGCGCAGAAATTCTTCGACGGCATCAACATCCCGAATGGCGTCTGCTTCAGTCCCGACGACAAGACCATGTACTTCGCCGACACGCCGAAGCGCATGATGTGGGCCTTCGATTTTGACATCGACGCGGGTGTGATCTCCAACCGCCGCGTCTTCGCGGATCTAACAGCCAATCCAGGCCGTCCGGACGGCTCGACGGTCGATGCCGAAGGCTTCGTCTGGAATTGCGAGTTCGCTGGCAAGCGTGTCGTTCGCTACGCGCCAAATGGCAAGGTCGACCGGATCATCGAGATGCCGGTGACGAATATCACCTGTGCGGGTTTTGCCGGACCAAACCGGGACATTCTCTATGTCACGACGGCCTGGCAAGGCCTTAGCGACGAACAGCGCGCCGCCGAGCCGGATGCCGGCGGTCTCTTCCGCATCGATGTCGGCGTCAAAGGCCTGCCTGAGCCGCGATTTCAAGGTTGA